The proteins below are encoded in one region of Amorphus orientalis:
- a CDS encoding FGGY family carbohydrate kinase, giving the protein MASRSILAIDIGSSALKAVQFAEDGTMLASSSAQISTAVGENGMRTQCPDDWWDAFCMAVARLPERADAEAIAFAGSMQNLIALADDARPIAPAILYSDRRLADGELAELEDRLPNDYASRVGNRPDPAHTILKLMCLERFIHRQTPALRFAFGAKDAVTFRLTGRSAVDPTVASTTGLMDLTSRTWDPVLLDTAGIDETRLPEILPADAVLGHLPQGIAHDLGIRADIPVFNGAGDAAAATWGAAAHVPGCAYAYVGTTGWVAATLPMSDAAAPRSVYTLADPIDSQRAIIVSPFLTAGSAMEWLAELTGSGVEELLAAASSLGDQKALPLFVPYLCGERGPFEDQYVRAAFLGLDRAHAAGAMAQSVMEGIACAIRHNMEAAGLPPAPLTVIGGGARSALQRQILADILQSEIAFPDASQETTALGIFRMIAPKLGLCGKSTPVNSIVRPRPSRHAHSDRRFATYLAASQFARDHARDLV; this is encoded by the coding sequence TTGGCAAGCCGCAGCATACTTGCGATCGACATCGGATCCTCAGCCTTGAAGGCCGTCCAGTTCGCGGAAGACGGCACAATGCTTGCCTCGTCGTCCGCCCAGATCTCGACAGCTGTGGGCGAGAACGGCATGCGCACGCAGTGCCCGGACGACTGGTGGGATGCGTTCTGCATGGCGGTCGCCCGGCTTCCGGAACGCGCCGACGCCGAAGCGATTGCTTTTGCAGGATCGATGCAGAACCTGATCGCACTTGCTGACGATGCTCGGCCCATTGCCCCGGCCATCCTCTATTCCGACCGCCGCCTCGCCGACGGGGAACTAGCCGAGCTCGAAGACCGGCTACCCAACGACTACGCGTCGCGCGTCGGAAATCGCCCCGATCCTGCACACACGATCCTGAAGCTGATGTGCCTCGAGCGCTTCATCCACAGGCAAACGCCGGCGCTCCGTTTCGCCTTTGGCGCAAAAGATGCCGTGACATTCCGCCTGACCGGCCGATCCGCCGTCGATCCGACCGTGGCATCCACCACCGGGCTCATGGATCTGACAAGCCGCACCTGGGATCCGGTGCTGCTCGACACTGCGGGTATCGATGAAACCAGACTGCCGGAGATCCTCCCGGCCGACGCTGTCCTCGGCCATCTTCCGCAAGGGATCGCGCACGACCTCGGCATCCGCGCTGACATTCCCGTCTTCAACGGAGCAGGCGATGCAGCGGCGGCCACCTGGGGCGCAGCCGCCCATGTGCCCGGCTGCGCATATGCGTATGTCGGCACGACCGGGTGGGTCGCCGCAACACTGCCGATGTCCGACGCGGCCGCGCCGCGAAGCGTTTACACCCTGGCTGATCCTATCGATTCACAGCGCGCCATCATCGTGTCGCCTTTCCTGACGGCCGGCTCGGCGATGGAATGGCTGGCGGAACTGACCGGCAGCGGCGTCGAAGAGCTCCTTGCGGCTGCGTCCTCCCTCGGAGACCAGAAGGCACTGCCTCTGTTCGTGCCTTATCTCTGCGGCGAGCGAGGGCCCTTCGAGGACCAGTACGTTCGCGCAGCCTTTCTGGGTCTCGACCGCGCACACGCCGCAGGAGCCATGGCTCAGTCCGTGATGGAGGGCATCGCCTGCGCCATTCGCCACAACATGGAAGCGGCCGGCCTGCCGCCCGCACCGCTCACCGTGATCGGAGGAGGGGCGCGATCGGCGCTGCAGAGGCAAATTCTGGCCGACATTCTTCAAAGCGAAATCGCGTTTCCGGATGCAAGCCAGGAAACGACGGCTCTGGGGATCTTTCGCATGATCGCGCCGAAACTGGGCTTATGCGGAAAGAGCACTCCCGTGAATTCGATCGTGCGGCCACGTCCGTCGCGTCATGCACACAGCGACCGACGGTTCGCCACCTATCTGGCCGCTTCCCAATTCGCGCGTGACCACGCGAGAGATCTGGTTTGA
- the trpB gene encoding tryptophan synthase subunit beta, producing the protein MTVPMKPNTFRSGPDSTGHFGIFGGRFVAETLMPLILELEEAYRAAKHDPDFAAELAGLNATYTGRPSPLYFAERLTEELGGAKVYFKRDELNHTGSHKINNCLGQILLARRMGKTRIIAETGAGSHGVATATVCARFGLPCVVYMGATDVERQKPNVFRMKLLGAEVIPVTSGAGTLKDAMNEALRDWVANVDDTYYLIGTAAGPHPYPELVRDFQSVIGTEARTQILEAEGRLPDQIVACVGGGSNAIGLFHPFLDDPEVAITGVEAGGEGLDGDRHCASIAAGRPGVLHGNRTYLLQDDDGQILEGHSISAGLDYPGIGPEHSWLKESGRVSYVPIGDRQAVEAFQLLARTEGILPALEPAHALAHVALTAPTMPGDAIILMNLCGRGDKDVNTVAAHLEAEA; encoded by the coding sequence ATGACTGTGCCGATGAAGCCTAACACGTTCAGGTCCGGACCGGACTCGACCGGCCATTTCGGCATTTTCGGTGGCCGCTTCGTGGCAGAGACGCTGATGCCGCTGATCCTGGAGCTGGAGGAGGCCTACCGGGCCGCCAAGCACGATCCGGACTTTGCCGCCGAACTTGCCGGCCTGAACGCCACCTACACCGGCCGACCCTCGCCGCTCTACTTCGCCGAGCGGCTGACGGAGGAACTCGGCGGCGCCAAGGTCTACTTCAAGCGCGACGAGCTCAACCACACCGGCTCCCACAAGATCAACAACTGCCTCGGCCAGATCCTGCTCGCCCGCCGCATGGGCAAGACCCGCATCATCGCGGAGACCGGCGCGGGGTCTCACGGTGTGGCAACGGCCACCGTCTGCGCCCGGTTCGGCCTGCCCTGCGTGGTCTATATGGGCGCCACAGATGTTGAGCGGCAGAAGCCCAACGTGTTCCGCATGAAGCTGCTCGGTGCCGAGGTCATCCCGGTGACCTCCGGCGCCGGCACGCTCAAGGATGCCATGAACGAGGCGCTGCGCGACTGGGTCGCCAACGTCGACGACACCTATTACCTCATCGGCACCGCCGCGGGGCCGCACCCCTATCCGGAGCTGGTGCGCGACTTCCAGTCGGTGATCGGCACCGAGGCACGGACCCAGATCCTGGAAGCCGAAGGCCGGCTACCGGACCAGATCGTCGCCTGCGTCGGCGGTGGGTCGAACGCAATAGGATTGTTTCACCCATTCCTGGACGATCCGGAGGTGGCCATCACCGGCGTCGAGGCCGGCGGGGAGGGGCTCGACGGCGACCGCCACTGCGCCTCGATTGCCGCCGGCCGGCCGGGCGTCCTGCACGGCAACCGGACCTACCTGCTCCAGGACGACGACGGTCAGATCCTGGAAGGCCATTCGATCTCCGCAGGCCTCGACTATCCCGGCATCGGCCCGGAACACTCCTGGCTGAAGGAGAGCGGCCGCGTCTCTTACGTCCCGATCGGCGATCGGCAAGCGGTCGAGGCATTCCAATTACTTGCCCGCACGGAAGGAATACTTCCTGCGTTGGAGCCCGCACATGCGCTTGCGCATGTGGCGCTTACGGCGCCGACCATGCCCGGCGACGCCATCATTCTTATGAATCTCTGCGGCCGTGGCGACAAGGACGTCAACACGGTGGCGGCACACCTTGAGGCCGAGGCGTAA
- a CDS encoding NADPH-dependent FMN reductase, with protein sequence MADRILVLYGSYRSDRQGIRLARYLVDAFTEVGADAELIDAKVLDLPILDRMYKEYAAGKAPSALEELAGKIRTADAFVFVTGEYNWGVQPGLKNLTDHFLEEWFWRPAAIASYSAGRIAGARAALAWHGTLSEMGMVVVSSTLAVGGIGQALDADARPIGDGGAALAQAFPRFAADLAWWAEAARAQRQTKGTPY encoded by the coding sequence ATGGCCGACCGCATCCTCGTCCTGTACGGCTCGTACCGGTCCGACCGGCAGGGAATTCGCCTGGCGCGGTATCTTGTCGATGCGTTCACCGAGGTCGGCGCCGATGCCGAACTGATCGATGCCAAAGTGCTCGATCTGCCGATTCTTGACCGGATGTATAAGGAATACGCCGCCGGCAAGGCGCCTTCCGCGCTAGAAGAACTGGCCGGCAAGATCCGCACCGCCGACGCCTTCGTCTTCGTCACCGGTGAATACAATTGGGGTGTTCAGCCGGGGCTGAAGAACCTGACAGACCATTTCCTCGAGGAATGGTTCTGGCGGCCTGCGGCGATCGCCAGCTATTCGGCCGGTCGCATTGCCGGCGCACGCGCAGCGCTCGCCTGGCACGGTACGCTATCGGAAATGGGGATGGTCGTCGTTTCGAGCACGCTCGCCGTCGGCGGTATCGGTCAGGCCCTCGACGCCGACGCGCGGCCGATCGGCGACGGGGGAGCCGCTCTGGCACAGGCCTTTCCGCGCTTCGCCGCCGATCTCGCGTGGTGGGCTGAAGCGGCCCGGGCGCAGCGCCAGACAAAGGGTACACCGTACTGA
- a CDS encoding aminotransferase class IV, with translation MKRTIWLPHVAVSPFYEGEEGYRPPQLSGNEINSAVQLSADAIQFGFCVYEGMRAYMDGAQYLVFRARDHHARLARSCEALGLPCPEFALFIDAIKLAILENRDPEQKCLYLRPIVFSASGGIMPEQGGTYVFAVFCTEMGVSNRDIRVLVETESPRTVPAFSEVKTATNYTSSALINQKALNDGFDTVLWLDPDGFVRECTTMNVFMHFDGRVITPGTNGILSGITRKTMIGLLAKEGEQVIETDVHIDDVVNGLETGALSYMFTTSTALGINKVTAVRHGGTEYRIEGNGPAGLGAAIGEHRNVTRQFAAGLAGHSEIRERSYVGAI, from the coding sequence ATGAAACGGACAATCTGGCTGCCCCACGTTGCCGTCTCCCCGTTCTATGAAGGCGAGGAGGGTTATCGACCGCCCCAGCTTTCCGGAAACGAGATCAACAGCGCGGTACAGCTCAGCGCCGACGCCATTCAGTTCGGCTTCTGCGTCTACGAGGGAATGCGGGCATACATGGACGGCGCGCAGTATCTGGTCTTCCGGGCCCGCGACCACCACGCGCGTCTGGCGAGGTCATGCGAGGCGCTGGGGCTGCCGTGTCCGGAGTTCGCGCTGTTCATCGATGCGATCAAGCTCGCGATCCTGGAAAACCGCGATCCCGAACAAAAGTGTCTGTATCTCAGGCCTATCGTGTTCTCCGCGTCCGGCGGAATCATGCCCGAGCAGGGCGGGACCTATGTGTTCGCCGTCTTCTGCACGGAAATGGGCGTCTCCAACAGGGACATTCGCGTGCTTGTCGAGACGGAGAGCCCGCGCACCGTTCCGGCATTTTCCGAGGTGAAGACGGCCACGAACTACACGAGCTCGGCGTTGATCAATCAGAAGGCGCTGAATGACGGCTTCGACACGGTTCTGTGGCTGGATCCGGACGGGTTCGTCAGGGAATGTACCACGATGAACGTATTCATGCACTTCGACGGGCGAGTGATCACGCCGGGCACCAACGGAATTCTGTCGGGCATCACCCGCAAGACAATGATCGGTCTGCTGGCGAAGGAAGGCGAACAGGTCATCGAGACCGATGTGCATATCGATGACGTCGTGAATGGCCTGGAGACCGGGGCGCTTTCCTACATGTTCACCACCTCGACGGCCCTCGGGATCAACAAGGTGACGGCGGTTCGCCACGGTGGGACCGAGTATCGGATCGAGGGAAACGGCCCTGCCGGCCTGGGGGCTGCCATCGGAGAGCACCGGAACGTGACCAGGCAGTTTGCCGCCGGACTAGCCGGGCACTCGGAGATCCGAGAGCGCTCCTATGTCGGGGCGATCTAG
- a CDS encoding sugar ABC transporter substrate-binding protein, whose product MKRMLLVTLSMLAGMQVAPAPMAQDISVLTPYLSSVATNEMVETFQEDAEAKGWSVNVVDTRGDLQQLASRVEDVTNAGVDAIVLVSVNPNQIGDQIGSAASAGIPVFALDGALAEGVTANITTDNFALGTTLSEYLFEAIGGEGKIVKFFHSAHPGVRQRELALDEALEANPKIEVIAEHYVQVPGPIDNARQAMETFLRRYGDEIDGVWAAWDEPAIGALLALQSDLPDADIIIAGIDGNPQAIDLIEQCTNLRATVRQDFPGIASAAAAEVGTVLNDGSPSAEEIFVDANIVDRETLKAACD is encoded by the coding sequence ATGAAACGGATGTTGCTGGTGACCTTATCCATGCTCGCCGGAATGCAGGTTGCGCCTGCGCCTATGGCACAGGACATTTCCGTTTTGACGCCGTACCTGAGTTCCGTGGCGACCAATGAAATGGTGGAGACGTTCCAGGAGGATGCGGAAGCCAAGGGCTGGTCAGTCAATGTGGTCGATACCCGCGGGGACTTGCAGCAGCTTGCAAGCCGCGTCGAGGACGTCACCAATGCCGGGGTCGATGCGATCGTCCTCGTCAGCGTGAATCCCAATCAGATCGGTGATCAGATCGGGTCGGCCGCATCGGCGGGTATCCCTGTGTTCGCTCTCGACGGCGCCCTCGCCGAGGGGGTGACCGCCAACATCACGACCGACAATTTCGCGCTCGGCACGACCCTGTCCGAGTATCTGTTCGAGGCGATCGGCGGCGAAGGAAAAATCGTCAAGTTCTTCCACTCTGCCCATCCCGGCGTTCGTCAGCGTGAACTCGCGCTCGACGAGGCCCTCGAGGCCAATCCGAAGATCGAGGTGATCGCGGAACACTATGTTCAGGTTCCCGGCCCGATCGACAATGCCCGTCAGGCGATGGAGACCTTCCTGCGCCGGTATGGCGACGAGATTGACGGCGTCTGGGCAGCCTGGGACGAGCCCGCGATCGGCGCTCTCCTCGCACTCCAGAGCGACTTGCCCGACGCCGACATCATCATTGCAGGCATCGACGGCAACCCGCAGGCAATCGACCTGATCGAGCAGTGCACCAACCTGCGGGCTACGGTTCGGCAGGATTTCCCAGGAATCGCCAGCGCCGCCGCAGCGGAAGTCGGCACTGTCCTGAATGACGGCTCCCCGTCGGCCGAGGAAATCTTCGTCGACGCCAATATCGTCGATCGGGAAACGCTCAAGGCGGCCTGCGACTAG
- the trpA gene encoding tryptophan synthase subunit alpha — protein sequence MSRLDARFAALETEGRAGLVTFVTSGDPDLATSQAILDGLPAAGADVIELGMPFTDPMADGPAIQAASLRALKAGQTVVKTLDMVRAFRKSDSDTPIVLMGYYNPIYSYGRDRFLADAIEAGVDGLIVVDLPPEEDAELCLPAMDAGLSFTRFVTPTTDARRLSSVLANTSGFVYYVSIAGVTGTAAPDPSQVAAGISRIKSHKAVPVAVGFGVKTPEQARELACVSDAVVVGSALVGAIAHTLDDAGRAGPSTISSVLDLARHLAEGVRAREVA from the coding sequence ATGTCCCGTCTTGACGCCCGCTTCGCCGCCCTCGAGACCGAAGGCCGCGCCGGCCTGGTCACCTTCGTGACCTCCGGCGATCCCGACCTTGCGACCTCCCAGGCCATTCTCGACGGACTGCCGGCCGCCGGCGCCGACGTGATCGAACTCGGCATGCCGTTCACCGATCCCATGGCCGACGGCCCGGCGATCCAGGCCGCCTCGCTGCGCGCGCTGAAGGCCGGCCAGACCGTCGTGAAGACCCTCGACATGGTCCGCGCCTTCCGGAAGAGCGACAGCGACACGCCGATCGTGCTGATGGGCTACTACAACCCGATCTACTCCTACGGCCGCGACCGGTTCCTGGCCGATGCGATCGAGGCCGGGGTGGACGGGCTGATCGTGGTCGACCTGCCGCCGGAGGAAGACGCCGAGCTGTGCCTGCCGGCCATGGACGCGGGTCTTTCATTCACTCGATTTGTCACCCCGACCACCGATGCGCGGCGCCTTTCGTCCGTGCTCGCGAACACATCCGGCTTCGTCTACTACGTCTCAATTGCCGGCGTGACTGGAACTGCGGCGCCCGATCCGTCTCAGGTTGCGGCCGGGATATCCCGGATCAAGTCTCATAAGGCGGTTCCGGTCGCCGTCGGCTTCGGCGTCAAAACCCCGGAGCAGGCACGTGAGCTCGCCTGTGTGTCTGACGCAGTGGTGGTCGGCTCGGCACTGGTAGGTGCGATCGCCCACACCCTCGACGATGCCGGCCGTGCCGGCCCCTCCACGATATCCAGTGTACTCGATCTTGCGCGCCACCTCGCCGAGGGTGTGCGCGCCCGGGAGGTCGCATAG
- a CDS encoding cytochrome P450 produces the protein MSEKVCFAKCSCFISERRVCAMIVIYVLLALAALAIAAFAVKMARSILARRYYEKQGVSFVTTYPFIGSEVDVTDLIGRNKTRDYLYTEEKKSDFVGSIRGFDIQLYAINKETTEKLINPSNFGVTIDRDTPALYSFGQLSPAALTFTPIQTKFFHERKANILKGFDIERMDRVSRRLAEEYCDRISGDANLDMKQVVADWTREVMGEFVWGRAAMDAVVPYKDEAGREFRVPFMRALNETFTRLRFYSNRFWNRVYFPIATWPVTREARYLQFNIKALQDHLAVSLTEEPARDSVSWDVMKGNEELGIPMHVTRDDLLTVSIAGLDTVQSMTLATLWYLLLPENSGWKQEIRTGAGEDREEVVEACINEAIRIDPPGSVINNKVIKDFDLQGPGGTYHLRKGTRIMPNIHALHAVYGAEYRPERFLETRSKKDLYVMPFGKGKRSCPGRTIGMLMAKNLVGEFIARNPDTVILNIEDEHIRFNNLSRSKLMLDLSHSEEKVHEVA, from the coding sequence ATGTCAGAAAAGGTCTGCTTCGCAAAATGTAGTTGTTTTATCTCGGAAAGAAGGGTCTGCGCCATGATTGTAATTTACGTTTTGCTTGCCCTGGCAGCTTTGGCCATAGCGGCTTTTGCAGTGAAAATGGCAAGAAGTATTCTGGCGCGACGCTACTACGAGAAGCAGGGTGTCTCGTTCGTGACGACCTATCCATTCATTGGCTCCGAGGTCGACGTCACAGATCTTATCGGCAGAAACAAGACCCGCGACTACCTCTATACGGAGGAGAAGAAATCCGATTTCGTCGGAAGTATCCGCGGGTTCGATATTCAGCTGTACGCAATCAATAAGGAAACGACGGAGAAGCTGATCAACCCGTCCAACTTCGGTGTCACGATCGACCGCGACACGCCTGCGCTCTACTCGTTCGGACAGCTGTCGCCAGCGGCTCTGACGTTCACGCCGATCCAGACGAAATTTTTCCACGAGCGCAAGGCGAACATCCTCAAGGGGTTCGACATTGAGCGGATGGACCGGGTCTCGCGGCGGCTCGCCGAAGAGTACTGCGACCGTATTTCCGGCGATGCAAACCTCGACATGAAGCAGGTGGTTGCCGACTGGACTCGCGAGGTGATGGGCGAGTTCGTCTGGGGACGCGCTGCGATGGACGCGGTCGTTCCCTACAAGGACGAGGCCGGCCGTGAATTTCGGGTTCCGTTCATGCGTGCGCTCAACGAGACCTTCACGCGCCTGCGGTTTTATTCGAACCGGTTCTGGAACCGCGTGTATTTCCCGATCGCGACATGGCCGGTCACGCGGGAGGCTCGGTATCTGCAGTTCAACATCAAGGCACTGCAGGATCACCTCGCGGTCTCGCTGACGGAGGAGCCTGCCCGCGACAGCGTCTCCTGGGACGTGATGAAGGGGAACGAGGAACTCGGCATTCCGATGCACGTGACCCGGGACGATCTTCTGACGGTCTCGATCGCTGGACTGGACACGGTGCAGTCAATGACGCTGGCCACGCTCTGGTACCTTCTGCTTCCGGAAAACAGTGGATGGAAGCAGGAAATCCGAACCGGCGCGGGCGAGGACAGGGAAGAGGTCGTCGAGGCGTGCATCAACGAGGCCATCCGCATCGATCCGCCCGGCTCCGTCATCAACAACAAGGTGATCAAGGACTTTGATTTGCAGGGCCCCGGGGGCACCTATCACCTCAGGAAGGGAACGCGGATCATGCCGAACATTCATGCCCTTCACGCGGTGTACGGCGCCGAGTACCGGCCTGAGCGGTTCCTGGAGACCCGCAGCAAGAAGGACCTCTACGTGATGCCCTTCGGCAAGGGCAAGCGCAGCTGTCCCGGCCGCACCATCGGCATGCTGATGGCAAAGAACCTTGTCGGCGAATTCATCGCCCGCAATCCGGATACGGTCATCCTTAACATCGAAGATGAGCATATCCGCTTCAACAACCTTTCCCGCTCCAAACTCATGCTCGATCTCAGCCATTCCGAAGAAAAGGTGCATGAGGTGGCCTGA
- a CDS encoding zinc-dependent alcohol dehydrogenase family protein, with the protein MQAISLPRFGGPDAFALSEIETPVAGAGEVLVRIHATSINPLDYQVRRGDYSDLVPLPAITGHDVSGVVEAVGSGVTAFKPGDAVWYTPKIFGGPGSYAEYHVASEAIVGFKPAGLTHLEAACLSLVGGTVWEALFTRAGLRLGESILVHGAAGGVGHVAVQAAKATGAFVLATASGYDADFVRGLGADVVIDYRTEDYVAAVNRETAGAGVDVVLDTIGGETLGRSPHVLAQLGRIVSIVDTSEPQNLIEAWGRNASYHFVFTRQNRGKLNELAALVARGQLKPHVGKIYPLAGIPDAHAELERPRNGVRGKIGIAVVDEATSRRD; encoded by the coding sequence ATGCAAGCGATCAGCCTTCCTCGATTCGGTGGCCCTGATGCATTCGCCCTGTCTGAAATCGAGACCCCTGTGGCCGGCGCAGGAGAGGTGTTGGTCCGGATTCACGCGACCTCGATCAACCCGCTCGATTATCAGGTTCGGCGTGGTGACTACTCAGATCTGGTACCATTGCCTGCAATCACCGGGCACGATGTCTCCGGCGTTGTCGAAGCCGTCGGCTCAGGCGTAACAGCGTTCAAACCCGGTGACGCGGTTTGGTACACACCGAAGATCTTCGGCGGTCCCGGCAGCTATGCCGAGTACCACGTGGCGAGCGAGGCGATCGTCGGCTTCAAGCCGGCCGGCCTCACGCATCTGGAAGCGGCCTGCCTCAGCCTTGTGGGCGGCACGGTCTGGGAGGCGTTGTTCACGCGGGCGGGCCTGCGCCTTGGCGAATCCATTTTGGTCCACGGAGCGGCTGGTGGCGTGGGCCACGTTGCCGTGCAGGCGGCTAAGGCAACGGGTGCCTTCGTCCTGGCCACGGCCTCGGGCTACGACGCCGACTTCGTTCGCGGCCTCGGCGCTGATGTGGTGATAGACTATCGCACCGAAGACTACGTAGCCGCCGTCAACCGCGAGACCGCCGGCGCGGGCGTGGACGTCGTCCTTGACACCATTGGAGGCGAAACGCTCGGACGCAGCCCGCATGTGCTCGCTCAGCTCGGCCGGATCGTCTCCATAGTCGACACTTCTGAGCCGCAGAACCTGATCGAGGCCTGGGGTCGCAACGCCAGCTATCATTTCGTCTTCACGCGCCAGAACCGGGGAAAGCTCAATGAGCTTGCGGCTCTCGTCGCCCGTGGCCAGCTCAAGCCCCACGTCGGCAAGATCTATCCCCTCGCCGGCATCCCCGACGCCCACGCCGAACTGGAGCGACCGCGCAACGGCGTGCGCGGCAAGATCGGAATCGCCGTCGTCGACGAAGCCACATCCCGTCGAGATTGA
- a CDS encoding integrase core domain-containing protein — MSQISTGKFREEYMRLDWLRWRAEAKVTIEGWRSRDNEVRPHSSLG, encoded by the coding sequence ATGTCCCAGATCTCCACCGGCAAGTTCCGCGAAGAGTACATGAGACTGGATTGGCTTCGCTGGCGGGCCGAGGCCAAGGTGACTATCGAAGGCTGGCGTTCGCGCGACAACGAGGTGCGCCCTCACTCCAGCCTCGGCTAG
- a CDS encoding AraC family transcriptional regulator, whose protein sequence is MSVPDLIEASEQLGWIPGLHSLDVAQAEQAIGARYRPHRLRMPQGEASLDFRHHAIEWSEASLNLLRYGPEIEIEASVFETFYMLEFPLSGGVDVAYGRDRVSSAPGRGLILSPGPFVRSNWQRDTTQIMLRLDRTLVEKLYQRYTGAPVRRTPVFKPEIALDTPVGRRLERLFGLLVAEQIETGTDTPLSPVPLIGLVIETLFADVPCALVEPTTLAASGPLPRYVHRFRELLDDPASLCLSIAALCERLDVSQRSLTLGMRRFTGLSPYDYLTMRRMEHARELLDSTELPISTIAARVGYAHPGRFAAIFRSHCGSNPSRFASRVIFDRVDAPRR, encoded by the coding sequence ATGTCCGTGCCAGACCTTATCGAGGCGTCCGAGCAGCTGGGCTGGATACCCGGCCTGCATTCGCTCGACGTGGCACAGGCAGAACAAGCGATCGGCGCGCGATACCGGCCGCACAGGCTGAGAATGCCGCAGGGCGAGGCATCGCTCGACTTTCGGCATCATGCGATCGAATGGTCAGAGGCGTCGCTGAACCTGTTGCGCTACGGACCTGAGATCGAGATCGAGGCCAGCGTCTTCGAGACGTTCTACATGCTGGAGTTTCCCCTCTCCGGCGGTGTCGACGTGGCGTACGGGCGCGACCGCGTGTCCTCAGCGCCCGGACGCGGGCTCATTCTGTCGCCCGGCCCCTTTGTCCGCTCCAACTGGCAACGTGACACGACGCAGATCATGCTGCGGCTCGACCGCACCCTCGTGGAAAAGCTCTACCAGCGTTACACCGGGGCCCCGGTTCGTCGGACCCCGGTCTTCAAACCCGAGATCGCTCTAGACACTCCGGTCGGTCGCCGCCTGGAGCGGCTGTTTGGCCTTCTTGTCGCCGAGCAGATCGAAACCGGCACCGACACCCCGCTATCGCCGGTCCCGCTTATAGGCTTGGTCATCGAGACGCTTTTTGCCGATGTGCCGTGCGCCCTCGTGGAGCCAACGACCCTGGCCGCGTCCGGCCCTCTGCCCAGATACGTCCACCGCTTTCGAGAGCTCCTCGACGATCCAGCCTCACTCTGCCTCAGCATAGCCGCCCTCTGCGAAAGGCTGGACGTCTCCCAGCGCTCGCTCACCCTCGGCATGCGGCGTTTCACCGGCCTGTCGCCGTATGACTACCTGACGATGCGGCGCATGGAACACGCCCGGGAGCTTCTCGACTCCACCGAACTGCCGATCTCCACGATCGCTGCCCGTGTCGGCTATGCCCACCCCGGCCGGTTCGCCGCCATCTTCCGCAGCCATTGCGGCAGCAATCCTTCGCGGTTCGCTTCGAGAGTCATTTTCGATCGGGTGGACGCTCCTCGTCGATAG
- a CDS encoding antirestriction protein ArdA, which produces MDELADRWDDYSVYRGTAADYAEEIVSECYEIPGNLEAYIDYERLGRDMVLGGDIVELEHDLILIGGGAHLRVLPGMQIRIL; this is translated from the coding sequence ATCGACGAGCTTGCCGACCGGTGGGACGACTACAGCGTCTATCGGGGAACAGCAGCCGACTACGCCGAGGAGATCGTGAGTGAATGCTACGAGATCCCCGGCAACCTCGAAGCTTATATCGACTATGAGCGGCTCGGGCGCGACATGGTGCTCGGTGGGGATATCGTCGAGCTGGAGCATGACCTCATCCTCATTGGAGGGGGAGCGCACTTACGCGTCTTGCCCGGAATGCAAATCCGCATTTTGTGA
- a CDS encoding LysE family translocator: MNSTGLEALAPFVAVAYTMWATPGPNNLMLAYSGARFGVRRTLPHILGVLTGTVLLNSAGIVVLAPIIERWPAALLMVKVVGTVWLLRIGVRMARSTIADGPRDEEQPMSFASAALFQFANPKAITAASALASLVLAAASEDRWLLPAALLLIPALCILANGPWAVAGHAIRRSLTVPWRWRLFTWGTGGLTAGCAIFLWI; encoded by the coding sequence ATGAACTCGACCGGTTTGGAGGCTCTCGCGCCATTTGTGGCAGTGGCCTACACGATGTGGGCGACGCCCGGTCCCAACAATCTGATGCTCGCCTATTCCGGCGCGCGCTTCGGGGTGCGCCGGACGTTGCCGCACATACTCGGGGTTCTCACCGGAACGGTTCTTCTCAACTCCGCGGGTATTGTCGTTCTGGCGCCGATCATCGAGCGATGGCCGGCCGCCCTTCTGATGGTGAAGGTCGTTGGCACCGTCTGGCTGCTTCGGATCGGGGTGCGGATGGCGCGTTCCACCATTGCCGATGGGCCGAGAGATGAAGAACAGCCGATGAGTTTCGCTTCGGCCGCTCTTTTTCAGTTCGCGAATCCGAAGGCGATCACTGCGGCTTCGGCGCTGGCATCCCTGGTTCTGGCGGCAGCGTCAGAAGACCGCTGGCTGTTGCCGGCGGCTCTCCTTCTCATCCCGGCTCTGTGCATTCTGGCGAATGGGCCTTGGGCCGTCGCGGGTCATGCGATCCGTCGATCACTGACGGTACCCTGGCGGTGGCGCCTCTTCACCTGGGGCACGGGCGGTCTGACGGCTGGCTGCGCGATATTCCTATGGATCTGA